The following is a genomic window from Clostridium fungisolvens.
AGAATGGGAAAGTGTAGAGGCTTTGAAGAAACATAGTGAATCAGAACATTTCAAAACTTTGGTGCCTAAAATGGCAAGGTTTATGGAAAAGCCAACTGAGATGAATGTCTATAGTAAGGTAATTTAATAGAAATGAATCCTATATAATAAGAAACAACCTAAAGTTATGCTTTCATAATTTTAGGTTGTTTCAATATATTTTGATAAAATCTCTTCTAAATTTTTGTTGCGTATAGAAAACATGCTCCCATTATAACTAAGTTGAAAGATGTCACCTCCACAATATTCAAAATAACGTTTGGAGCTATTACTGTACGTTATTTCTATAGAAATACTATCATCAAGCATCCCTTGCCAATTGCTTTTATAAAAAGTAGAGTTAGACAAAGTCAGCATAAAATTATCTTTATCTTTTCCGATAAACTCTATCTCCCTTCCATTAAGACCTCCAGTATAAAAGCTGACCTTCGAAATTTCATCACTTTTAAACTCTTTCTTTTTTTGAGTCCACTGAATTCTAGCTACAGTATTATGGGCTAAATCTGAATTCCATAGTATGACTGCTAAAATAGAAAAGAGAAATATTAATATAATGAATTTAGATGTAAACTTATTTGATTTCATAAAACACTCCTTAGTAATTATCTCATTTTGTTTACTTAAAGTGATTTAACATTAATCGCTAAATGATTGCAGTTCTTTTAGTGTTTTTTCAGTTTCAGAAAGGACAATAGGAAGTAGTTTTTGAGAAATATTGTAGTTTAACAAGAGTTTTGCTTCAGCTAATCTATTTGTTTGAATATAGATTCTTGCTAAATATAGATTTGAGGATGCTATCAAATGATTGTTTGCAATAGCTTGTACTTTCGATTTTTCAAAAAGTTCTTCACTTTCAGATAAGTTTCCTTTTAAATATTCTAATAATCCTTTTGTATTTAACAATGAGGCAGTGTAATGAATGTTTTTTAGAGTTTTATTTATAAAACGTTCACCAGTAGAAAATGTTTTAAGTGCAGCTTTAAGATTTCCTAATTCGCAGTAATAAAAAGTAAGGTTGTTATAGTATAATCCTTTAATTGTTGAAGAGGCGTCTTTCACATTTAGGTTTAGCATGTAATCAATAGCTTTTTGATATTGTCCATTAGAACTATATCCTAGAGGTAGGTTTAGGGCCCAATATAGCTTAATTGACTTGTTTTTTGTCTTATTAATTATAACTTGAGTCTCGTTAATATACCTTTCTAAATCAAAATCTTCATTTAATGATTTTATTAGCCTTCTCATCTCTTTTGAAGATTTCCTAAAACTTAAAATTATATAAGTTATTCTAGATATGGTTAAAAGAACTATAAAAAGTATTGATATAGTTTTAAGTATATCAATATGTTCTTCGGCTGCAAATGCAAAAACTATTCCAATTATGAGGCCGATTCCTAAACCAATTAGTATAGAGATTATAATTTTTTTGAAAAATGCTTTCAGATTCATAAATTCCCCCCTCTTATGTTGTTGTAATTTACCACCTTAATTATAAAACATAGAGTTATATCCTTCAATTATAATATATAGTTAAGTATTACTTAGATTAGTATTTATAAGCACTTTATATATTTAACGTATTTAGTCCTCAATGTTCCAGAAATATTTGTAGAAATAGTTATGAGAAATTACTTATTGTGATATAATTTCCATTAGTTGGGTTGAAAAAATACATATGCAAAATAATTAATAGTAGAAAAGGAAAATGTTAAATTAGAAACTGCAAAAAGCATTGATGAGTTTAACAGTAATATTATGAAGGATAAAAGGGGCAATAAGTATGAAAAAAGTAATAATATATTTTTCTATATTATGTTTAGCTTTAGTAAGTTTGGTAGGATGTAAAAGTGGTAAGGAAAGTACCACTTTTGTATCTAGTGGGGTTGTAGCAACTAGTATAAAGGAAAGTGGGACATGCAATGTTAGTGTAGAGCCTAAGATAGAATTACTTCAAGTGGTTCAGTATCTAGCTGGGGATCAAAGTATAAAAAGAGAAAAATTAAGTTATGACTATGAAAGTTATAGTGAAGATATCAAAGTATATTTTTCTAAATATGATAAAGAACCTGTTGTAAATCTGTATAAAAAAATGATGATGAATGGATTTTCATTCAGTACACCTCCAAGTGTTATGTTGTATGTGGATGACAACCTAAATCGCATACAAGGTCTGGATATACCTAATGAATATAATTCTGACGCAGGTAATGAAGAAAATATAATAAAATTCTACAAACTGTTAGCTGAGTTTAGAAAGAAAACTAAATTTGATGAATTTTATATACAGCATAAAGCTTATTATACAGGCTTAGTTTCAAAGGTTAAAGAAAAGCTAGATAAGTCTGGATGTATAGATAAAATAATTAAGTATTATGGATATAAGCAAAACAGCTATAATTTTATAATTGAATCACTATCAGTAGGTGGGTATGCAGCAAGAGTACCTTCGCAAAACGGAAAGTTTGATTTGTATGATTTTATGGTAATACCTAATAATGATGAAGAGTTTTTTCAAATGATAGTTCATGAATTTGGACATAGTTATGTAAATCCTTTAACTGAAAAGAATATAAACGAAATAAATCGGTATGATAATCTATTTACTCCAATAAAACAAGCAATGGCTAATCAGCAGTATGGACAATGGCAATACTGTGTAAATGAGCATATCGTAAGATCAGTAGCATATAGAAATTTATATTTTTACTTTGGAAAAAATGCAAGTGAGTACTATATAAACCTAGACACTTCTAAGAATTTCATTTACATAAATGCAATTACTGAGAAACTAAAAGAATATGAAAATAACAGAGATAAATATACTACTTTTGATGACTTTTACCCAAAACTAATTGAAGTTTTTAAGGAGTTATCAGAGAAACAAAAAGGCTAATGCTATGCATGAAAGATTGACAATACAGGTCAAGTAAGGGGGACTAATTCCATGATATCCTTATTTCAGGAGGTGAGAGCATGGAAAGTTTGGAAAAGAAAAATGCTGTTGCTCGTATGGTAAATTATATTGAAGAACATATTAATGAACCAATTACATTAAATATGCTGGCAAAAGAAGCTCAATATTCAGTTTGGTATTCTGCTCGAATATTTAAAGAAATCATTGGTAAGTCGCCTTTTGATTATATCAGAGTGGCTAGATTGTCAAAGGCCGCATTAAAGTTAAGAGACAAAGAAAATAGAATTACTGATGTGGCATTTGATTTTGTATTTGATTCTCATGAAGGGTTTACAAGAGCTTTTTCTAAACAGTTCGGAATTACTCCAAGTAATTACTGCAATAAGCAACCATTAATAAAGTTCTTTATACCAAACAATATCCGTGGGAACTACCTTAAATTTGAAAGAGGGGTGAATATAATGTCTGAAAATCAAAGTGCAAATACTGTTTTTGTTCAAGTAGTTGACCGTCCAGAGAGAAAGGTAATACTAAAGAGAGGTATTAAAGCTACTCACTATTTTGAGTATTGTGAAGAAGTAGGTTGTGAAGTGTGGGATGTACTTTGTGGAATAAAAGAGGCTTTGTATGAACCTATTGGAATGTGGCTACCTAAGAGTTTGCAGAAGGTTAGTACTTCAGAATATTGCCAGGGAGTTGAAGTGCCAATTACGTATTCAGGTGAAATACCAGAAGGATTCGATTTGATAGAACTACAACCATGTAAAATGATGGTTTTTCAAGGAAATCCTTATGATGATGAAAATTTTGGTGAAGAAATAGGTAAGCTGTGGGATACAATGAAAAAATATGACCCTAAGGTATATGGCTTTCAATGGGCTGACGAAGAGACACCAAGATTTCAGCTTGCACCAATGGGCTATAGGGGTTATATAGAAGCACGTCCAGTTAGACAATTAAATCTATAATAAGTTTGAAGCTCTATATTTTGTGAATATAGGGCTTTTTGTCTTAGTAAGATTAATAAGTGTCCAAAATAGATGAACCACTTCATAATTAAACTTGTATTTTCAAATTCTCCTCTCAGAACCCAGAGGAGTTTTGAAAATAGATTTCAGATTGAAGTGTTTCATCTTTGTAAAAAGCAATTTGATGTTAAGCTTTAATTACATAAAAGTCGCTATGATCATGATATAATTAAAATAAACGGATATGTATTTAATTTAAATTAGAGTTATAAAATGGAGGACATATATGAAAGATGTATGTTTAGTACTACCGAGCAAAGATTATGAAAAGAGCTTCCAAGAATATGCGATTTCTTATAAAAATACAGAGGACAACTACTATTTTGAAAAATATAAGCACGCAATAGAAAATTTTCACGAGTATTTAGAAGGATTGTATAAGCTTTCTGAAGGTATAGGCGTACCTGAGGATTCGGTTAGAACTACAAATTATTGGCTAGTAGATAATAATAATGTTGTTGGGGTAGTTAGATTGAGACATGAGGAAATAAAGGGAGCAGGACATATAGGATATGATATATCCCCTTGTTATAGAAAAAAAGGTTACGGTTCAGAAATATTAAGACAAGCCATTGAAAAGGCAAGAGAAATAGGAATAGAAGAGCCAATAGTCACTTGTAATATAAATAATTTGGGATCAAAAAAAATTATAGAGAAGAATAATGGATTATTACTCGGGATAGTTATTGATGAAGAAGAAAATGAAGAGTTATATGAATATAAAATTTTATCAAGAAAAGTATGATTCCAAGATTATAAAAACCGGAGGAATAGTTGTTACTGGAGCAGTAGAACAACTTAAAGCATTGAGCAATAATCCACATATAAAAGCAAGTACTTTTGGAGTAATAGCAGATAAATACTAATTCCATAAATCTAAAAAAATATACCAAAATCTGAAGAATGGTGTATTTTAAAATTATTTCTAGAGAGTATCATTAAATATGGGTAGCTTTAAGTCTAAAACTATTTTTAAAACACTGCAGATTTTTAATAGTGTATTAAAATATAAATTTAAGTATGAAGGGGTCATATATAGAATATTAGATTTAACAGGAGGATGATTTATGGGAAGTTATATAGAGAAAGCTTCGAAGGAATTATTTGAATACTTGCCACCTTTAACTAAGAAAGCGGATTTTGATGAGTTTTGGCAAGATACAATTAGTATTGCAAAGTCAGTGCCTATGAACATAGAAATGGAGTTATACGATTATCCTAGTCCTTATGTAGAGGTATACTCAATATCTTATAATGGATTTGATGATACTAGAATTCATGGATGGTATATGATTCCAAGAATAGATAAGGATAAAGATAAAAAATATCCATGCCTTATACACTATCATGGATTTACATGGAATAGAGGCAAACCTGCAGACTTCATTCAGTGGATACTAATGGGCGTAGCTGTCATATCTATTGATTGTAGAGATCAAAGTGGTTTAACAGGAAATTCTGCAAAGTACTCAAGCGGATATACTACCAATTTGAACTGTAAAGGTATATTAAATAAAAGTGAGTACTATTATAGAGCTGTTTATATGGATTGCTTGAAAGCTATAGATTTTGCTTGTGAACAAAGAAATGTTGATAGTACTAGAATAATTATAGAGGGAGGGAGCCAGGGTGGGGCTCTAGGAATGGCAGTATGTGCTTTAGATGAAAGACCATATATGGCAATGGTTGATGTGCCAAGCAATAGCAATATAGAAATAAGAGTGGAAAATGCTTTTGGTTCTTTTGCTAGTGTAACTGAGTATTTAAAGCTATATCCAGATAAGGTAGATGAAGCCCTAGATACCTTAAGTTATTTTGATACTATGAATATGGCTGATAAAATAAAGTGCAAGGTCTTGGCATCTGTAGGGCTTAAGGATACCACTTGCCCAGCTAAATTATACTTTGCTACCTATAATAGAATAACTAGTGATAAACAGATAGAGATATACCCTTTTAATGGGCATGAAGGTGGAAGAGAATTTCATAACGAAATAAAACTTAGATTTTTAAGAGATAACTTAAAAAACTAAAGAAATAGAAAATATTGAATTTAAGCATGTTGGTTAGTGATAATTAGCATGCTTTTTGGTCGTTATATAATCATTAAGTTTTGAAAATAAATGCAGTAAATATAAATATAATTTTAAGTAGTTTTATAAACTACGTATTGACTATTTTAAATTACATGATACAATGTTTATATAAAATAAGTTTATTTAATAAAGGAGAAACCTTATGTTAAATATAGATATTCTTCAAGATTTATATAAAAAAAATAAGAAATGCGGACTTGGAACTGGAATTCAAATAGTTACTGCTGAAGATGGAAGTTGGAATGTATTTATAGATTTGTTTAATACAGACTATGAAGGTAAAATCTTTGATCCAGTAGATATACATAAAAGTTCAAATAACTGGGTACGATGTTTTAAAGAAAATCAAATATTTAAAGGGTTTGGTGGAACTGAGAACTTAGAGGATATATTAGAAATATTCAATAAATGGCTTAATAATAGAGAAGCTCAAATATCAAAGCTTGCACAACAGTATTAAAGTTGAACCGAAAATATAAGTTTATTAAGAAGTGTCACATCCATAGTAGGATAATAAGATTTCTAATTTTAAGAGGTGAGTTTTATGGAATATAAAGAAAATTATAGTGTGGTTGTATATGGAGATTCTATAACCAGAGGAGTAGTATACGATTGTGATAAGTCAAGATATACAAATATAAAAGACTGTTTTGTAAACCTAGTTAGCAGCAGTATAAATGGTACTGTTTATAATGCTGGTAGGTTTGGAAACACAATAAAAAGGGGAATAAATAAAATATATAGTGATGTGATAAAAAAATCACCGGATATAGTTCTTATAGAATTTGGTGGAAATGATTGTGACTTTAATTGGAAGGACGTAGCTGAAAATCCAAATGTAGAACATGAGCCTAACACAGATATACCAACTTTTAAGAATATATTATTGAATATGATTGAAACAGTAAAGAATTCAGGAGCAACTCCAATCTTGATGACATTACCACCACTAGATTCTGAAAAGTATTTTAAATGGATTACTAGAGAAGACAAAAATTTTGAATGTAACATATTAAAGTGGCTTGGAAATGAAGATAGAATCTATAAATGGCATAGTCTATATAATGATACCATAAAAGAAGTAGCAGAAAAGACTATGACTACTATAATTGATGTAAGATCTGAATTTCTTAAATATATGGATTATAGCAGGTTTTTATGTATTGATGGAATACATCCAAATGAAGAAGGCCATAGCATAATAGCTCAGACTATTTTAAAGTTTGTAAGAGAAAAATATGGTTATATACTTCAAGGAAACTAAATAGATTTGCTTTAAGTACAAAAACAGCTTAAATTACTTAAGGGTAATTTAAGCTATTTTTTACTGTGGAGAAAAATATAAAATTTTAACAGTTACTAAAGAAAAACTTGGAATATATTAACTTTTTAATTTTACATGACTTTTGATAATATTACATATGTTGGTTTAATAGAAAAAATAAGCCAGCACTGTTGATGGACTACTGTCCCTATAGTACAAATAAATATTTATACCAAAGGGGGAGAGTAATGAAGGTTATTGTATGCGAAGTTAATAAAAAACCATATATTTATGAAATGGAGCAAATAGAAATATTGAATACCTTAATGGATGGGTACATGAAAATGTTTTTCAATGAAGATTCTTTTGCTGCTATATGTAAAAGAGAGAGTATTTCTAATTTGGAACCTAATAATAGACTCAATATAAATAATGATTTTATTTTGGTTGGTATTCAATACGGTAAAATAGTATCATTGTATGATGAACAAATTGATTATATCATCAATACAATTTTAAAAGATACGATTTAATGAGATTGATTTACTTGCATGAGGTTTTGCTGTGAATTGAAATAAATGAGTTAATATCAAGAGAATATAGGGAGAAAGTATTAGTATAAGGAAAATATTTTCAAAATTCAAAAAATGAATATTAGTAGTCCATTAACTTTTAATTTATGAAATAATTTGTTGAGTTATGGATGTGCAACTTCACAATGAAATTTATATTTTCAAATTCTCCATTCATACCCAGTGGAGTTTTTTTAAAAATTTTAGATTGAAGTGGTACATATTTGGCACTTAGTATTGATAAAGAGTAAGTTGAATACATATTTAAAGATAAACATTTTAAGACTAATTTATCAAAATAAAAATTTTTAGAATGATAGTAATAGTTTCATAAACTCATAAATATGATAAAATATAATAGTTAGATATCTAACTATTAGAGGTCTAACTATTATATTTTTGTTTGGAGGAATACAGGTGAATAGATTAGTAAGAGACTTAGAGGCTGTGAAATTACATAAATTGATTATTAAATTATCTAAGATTCATAGAAAAAAAGCTCATGAAGCTTTTCAAAGTATTGGATTAACTGAAGGGCAACCAAAGATATTGGATTATCTTTATCTTAATGATGGCTGTATTCAAAGAGAGATTGCAAGTAGCTGCAATATTGAGCCTGCAACTGTAACTAGCCTTTTGACTAATATGGAGAAGGCTGGGCTTATTCATAGGAAGCAGAATGCTAATGATAAAAGAATATTAAATGTTTTTTTAACTGAAGAAGGTAGAGTAAAGCAAAAGGAAGTAAGAAACGTGTTTGAAAATCTAGATAAAATATGTGTTTCAGGTTTTTCAACACAAGATATATTAGATGCGGAAAGGATACTAATTCAATTACATGATAATTTGCTAAAAGGAGATAAGAAATAATGAGAAAGCTTTTGAAGTTTTTAGAAGGCAAAGCAATTTTATGGGCAGTAATAGCGCCAATTGCAATGCTATTAGAAGTAACTATGGATCTTACACAACCTAAACTAATGGCAGACATTATAGATATTGGTGTAGCTAACGGTAATCTTTCTTATGTTTTTAACGTTGGAGCAAAGATGTTACTAGTGGCTTTAATTGGGCTGGTTGGTGGCAGTGCGTGTTCAATTTTTGCATCAATGGCAGCTATGAGTATGGGGGAGAAGGTTAGACAAGGGCTTTTTGACAAAATACAAAACTTATCTTTTCTAGAAATCGATAAATTTAAGACTTCTTCTCTTATTACAAGACTAACTAATGATGTTACTCAGATTCAAAACATGATGCTAATGGCCTTAAGGATGATGGTTCGTGCGCCACTTATGTGTATTGGTGGTATCGTGATGTCGGTAGCCCTTAGCGTAAAATTATCATTTATATTTTTAGGGGCTGTGCCAGTTTTGTTGGTCTCAGTTATAGTTATTGTGAAAAAGTCTTTTCCACTATTTTTAGCAGTCCAACAAAGGATTGATAAGATAAATGTAGTAATGCGTGAAAACATATTAGGAGTTCGTGTAATTAAAGCCTTTAATATGGAGGAAAAACAGTGCCAAAGATTTGATGAGGTTAATGATGATTTAATGGACAAGAGTGTTAAAGCTCAGAACATGAATATTATATTATGGCCTATAGTAACCTTTGTAATGAATGTTAGTATAATTTGCATTTTATGGTTTGGCGGAAATATGGTTTTTAAAAGATCGATTGAGATAGGAAAAATAATGGCTTTTATAAATTATCTTATTCAGATTATGAACTCTCTCATGATGGTAATAATGGGAGTCTTAAGCTTTTCTAGAGCTACGGCATCTGCGGAAAGAATAAATGAAGTATTAGAAACCGATTCTTCAATTAAGGAAAAAGCCAATTCTAAAGCAATAAAAAACTTTGATATAGAATTTAAAAATGTATGGTTTAAATACAGTAATAATAGTGAATATGTTCTTAGAAATATCAGCTTTAAAGTTTTAGAAGGAGAAAAGATAGGTATAATAGGAGCCACAGGTGCAGGTAAAAGTTCTCTTATAAGCCTTATACCAAGATTATATGATGCCACTTCTGGGGAGGTTTTAATTGGCGGTGTAAATGTAAGAGAATTAAGAATGAAGGATTTAAGAGAAAAGATTGGTGTTGTGCTTCAAGAAAGTATACTTTTTTCAGGAACTATTGAAGATAATTTAAGGTTTGGTACTGCAGAGTGTGATTTTAGTATGATGGAGAGTGCTTCTAAGGATGCACAAGCAAGTGAGTTTATTACTGCTAAGGAGAACGGGTATAAAAGTGTAGTAGAGCAAAGAGGCAAAAATTTATCCGGTGGACAGAAACAAAGACTTTCTATAGCAAGAACATTGATAAAAAATCCTAATATTTTAATAATGGATGATTCATCTAGTGCCTTAGATATGTCAACTGAAGCAAAGCTACAAAAAGCATTAAATAGAAGAATGGAAAAAAGTACTGTGTTAATCATAGCTCAAAGAATTTCGGCAGTAATGGATTCAGATAAGATTCTTGTTATTGATAATGGAGAAATATCAGCAATGGGAACTCATAAAGAACTTTTAAATATCAGTGAGATATATAGAAGTATTGCTATTTCACAGCTTGGAGAGGAGGTAGTATCAAATGTCTAGTCATAAAGAATTATCAGTAGCTAGACCAGGGGGACCAGGTCACATGAATAGGTTTAATAAAAAGTCTGAAAAACTAAGAGATCCACTAGGTACTGTAAAAAGAATTTTATCATACTTAAGTGATAAGAAAAAAATTATGGTGGTTGTTTTTATACTTTGTATTATAACTACTTTGATAACTATTACTGGAACAAGGCTTAATGGATATACGGTAGATAATTTTATAGAAAAAGGTGATATGCAAGGACTTTTAAAGATTTGTATAATTCTAGCTTTTATCTATATTGTTGGTATAGCTTCAACATATGTTCAAAATCGAATTATGGTAAACATAGCTCAAAAGACTTCGGCTGATATACGAAAAGATTTATTTAAAACAATGCAGAACTTACCTTTAAAGTATTTTGATTCTCATTCTAGCGGAGATTTGATGAGTAGACTCACCAACGATGTGGACAACATAAATACTACTCTTTCTCAAAATATAACTCAGTTGTTTTCCGGTGTGATTAATATATTAGGGATGCTAATAGCTATGATTGTCTTAAGTCCAATACTGACCTTGATTGGACTTTTGACCACTCCGTTAATGTTTGTTATGACAAAACTAGTAGTAGGTAAAACACAGCCCTTTTTTATAACTCAGCAAAAGGAATTAGGTAATTTAAATGGATATATTGAAGAGATGGTTTCGGGCCAGAAAGCAATTTTACTTTTTTCTAAAGAAGAGCATGTAAAAGAGGAGTTTTCTAAAATAAATAAAAGACTTACTAAAAGTGCTATATTTGCTCAGGGACTATCTGGGATTATGGGGCCAGTAAATAATTTTGTAAATAATTTAACATATTTAGTTGTGGCAGTAAGTGGTGGATATCTTATGCTTCATGGGGCTTATATTACTGTGGGTATTGTGCTAACGTTCATCCTATATATGAGGAATTTTACAAGGCCTATCAATGAAATTTTAAACATATTCAATAGTATTCAATCTGCATTAGCAGGAGCTGAGAGGATATTTGAAGTGTTAGATGAA
Proteins encoded in this region:
- a CDS encoding ABC transporter ATP-binding protein; translated protein: MSSHKELSVARPGGPGHMNRFNKKSEKLRDPLGTVKRILSYLSDKKKIMVVVFILCIITTLITITGTRLNGYTVDNFIEKGDMQGLLKICIILAFIYIVGIASTYVQNRIMVNIAQKTSADIRKDLFKTMQNLPLKYFDSHSSGDLMSRLTNDVDNINTTLSQNITQLFSGVINILGMLIAMIVLSPILTLIGLLTTPLMFVMTKLVVGKTQPFFITQQKELGNLNGYIEEMVSGQKAILLFSKEEHVKEEFSKINKRLTKSAIFAQGLSGIMGPVNNFVNNLTYLVVAVSGGYLMLHGAYITVGIVLTFILYMRNFTRPINEILNIFNSIQSALAGAERIFEVLDEKPEIDLKDAKRIESIEGEVDLKDVHFSYNKEKTILRGINITAKKGETIAIVGPTGSGKTTIINLLNKFYDIDSGEIAIDKMNIEDIRRESLRKTISIVLQDTFLFSDTVRENIRYGRITATDSEVENAAKLANADLFIKQLPEGYDTVLSDNGSNLSQGQRQLLAIARAVLAKSSILILDEATSSIDTRTEVHIQEAMLKLMEGKTTFVIAHRLSTIRNADKIVVVKDGEIIESGHHEELIDNRGFYYNLYNSQFNTGMSI
- a CDS encoding SGNH/GDSL hydrolase family protein, with protein sequence MEYKENYSVVVYGDSITRGVVYDCDKSRYTNIKDCFVNLVSSSINGTVYNAGRFGNTIKRGINKIYSDVIKKSPDIVLIEFGGNDCDFNWKDVAENPNVEHEPNTDIPTFKNILLNMIETVKNSGATPILMTLPPLDSEKYFKWITREDKNFECNILKWLGNEDRIYKWHSLYNDTIKEVAEKTMTTIIDVRSEFLKYMDYSRFLCIDGIHPNEEGHSIIAQTILKFVREKYGYILQGN
- a CDS encoding GNAT family N-acetyltransferase is translated as MKDVCLVLPSKDYEKSFQEYAISYKNTEDNYYFEKYKHAIENFHEYLEGLYKLSEGIGVPEDSVRTTNYWLVDNNNVVGVVRLRHEEIKGAGHIGYDISPCYRKKGYGSEILRQAIEKAREIGIEEPIVTCNINNLGSKKIIEKNNGLLLGIVIDEEENEELYEYKILSRKV
- a CDS encoding DUF3846 domain-containing protein, with the protein product MKVIVCEVNKKPYIYEMEQIEILNTLMDGYMKMFFNEDSFAAICKRESISNLEPNNRLNINNDFILVGIQYGKIVSLYDEQIDYIINTILKDTI
- a CDS encoding DUF4932 domain-containing protein, which encodes MKKVIIYFSILCLALVSLVGCKSGKESTTFVSSGVVATSIKESGTCNVSVEPKIELLQVVQYLAGDQSIKREKLSYDYESYSEDIKVYFSKYDKEPVVNLYKKMMMNGFSFSTPPSVMLYVDDNLNRIQGLDIPNEYNSDAGNEENIIKFYKLLAEFRKKTKFDEFYIQHKAYYTGLVSKVKEKLDKSGCIDKIIKYYGYKQNSYNFIIESLSVGGYAARVPSQNGKFDLYDFMVIPNNDEEFFQMIVHEFGHSYVNPLTEKNINEINRYDNLFTPIKQAMANQQYGQWQYCVNEHIVRSVAYRNLYFYFGKNASEYYINLDTSKNFIYINAITEKLKEYENNRDKYTTFDDFYPKLIEVFKELSEKQKG
- a CDS encoding MarR family winged helix-turn-helix transcriptional regulator, translating into MNRLVRDLEAVKLHKLIIKLSKIHRKKAHEAFQSIGLTEGQPKILDYLYLNDGCIQREIASSCNIEPATVTSLLTNMEKAGLIHRKQNANDKRILNVFLTEEGRVKQKEVRNVFENLDKICVSGFSTQDILDAERILIQLHDNLLKGDKK
- a CDS encoding Imm53 family immunity protein; amino-acid sequence: MLNIDILQDLYKKNKKCGLGTGIQIVTAEDGSWNVFIDLFNTDYEGKIFDPVDIHKSSNNWVRCFKENQIFKGFGGTENLEDILEIFNKWLNNREAQISKLAQQY
- a CDS encoding tetratricopeptide repeat protein — its product is MNLKAFFKKIIISILIGLGIGLIIGIVFAFAAEEHIDILKTISILFIVLLTISRITYIILSFRKSSKEMRRLIKSLNEDFDLERYINETQVIINKTKNKSIKLYWALNLPLGYSSNGQYQKAIDYMLNLNVKDASSTIKGLYYNNLTFYYCELGNLKAALKTFSTGERFINKTLKNIHYTASLLNTKGLLEYLKGNLSESEELFEKSKVQAIANNHLIASSNLYLARIYIQTNRLAEAKLLLNYNISQKLLPIVLSETEKTLKELQSFSD
- a CDS encoding acetylxylan esterase codes for the protein MGSYIEKASKELFEYLPPLTKKADFDEFWQDTISIAKSVPMNIEMELYDYPSPYVEVYSISYNGFDDTRIHGWYMIPRIDKDKDKKYPCLIHYHGFTWNRGKPADFIQWILMGVAVISIDCRDQSGLTGNSAKYSSGYTTNLNCKGILNKSEYYYRAVYMDCLKAIDFACEQRNVDSTRIIIEGGSQGGALGMAVCALDERPYMAMVDVPSNSNIEIRVENAFGSFASVTEYLKLYPDKVDEALDTLSYFDTMNMADKIKCKVLASVGLKDTTCPAKLYFATYNRITSDKQIEIYPFNGHEGGREFHNEIKLRFLRDNLKN
- a CDS encoding ABC transporter ATP-binding protein — its product is MRKLLKFLEGKAILWAVIAPIAMLLEVTMDLTQPKLMADIIDIGVANGNLSYVFNVGAKMLLVALIGLVGGSACSIFASMAAMSMGEKVRQGLFDKIQNLSFLEIDKFKTSSLITRLTNDVTQIQNMMLMALRMMVRAPLMCIGGIVMSVALSVKLSFIFLGAVPVLLVSVIVIVKKSFPLFLAVQQRIDKINVVMRENILGVRVIKAFNMEEKQCQRFDEVNDDLMDKSVKAQNMNIILWPIVTFVMNVSIICILWFGGNMVFKRSIEIGKIMAFINYLIQIMNSLMMVIMGVLSFSRATASAERINEVLETDSSIKEKANSKAIKNFDIEFKNVWFKYSNNSEYVLRNISFKVLEGEKIGIIGATGAGKSSLISLIPRLYDATSGEVLIGGVNVRELRMKDLREKIGVVLQESILFSGTIEDNLRFGTAECDFSMMESASKDAQASEFITAKENGYKSVVEQRGKNLSGGQKQRLSIARTLIKNPNILIMDDSSSALDMSTEAKLQKALNRRMEKSTVLIIAQRISAVMDSDKILVIDNGEISAMGTHKELLNISEIYRSIAISQLGEEVVSNV
- a CDS encoding anti sigma factor C-terminal domain-containing protein produces the protein MNIKFYQEKYDSKIIKTGGIVVTGAVEQLKALSNNPHIKASTFGVIADKY
- a CDS encoding helix-turn-helix domain-containing protein, translating into MESLEKKNAVARMVNYIEEHINEPITLNMLAKEAQYSVWYSARIFKEIIGKSPFDYIRVARLSKAALKLRDKENRITDVAFDFVFDSHEGFTRAFSKQFGITPSNYCNKQPLIKFFIPNNIRGNYLKFERGVNIMSENQSANTVFVQVVDRPERKVILKRGIKATHYFEYCEEVGCEVWDVLCGIKEALYEPIGMWLPKSLQKVSTSEYCQGVEVPITYSGEIPEGFDLIELQPCKMMVFQGNPYDDENFGEEIGKLWDTMKKYDPKVYGFQWADEETPRFQLAPMGYRGYIEARPVRQLNL